One region of Rana temporaria chromosome 9, aRanTem1.1, whole genome shotgun sequence genomic DNA includes:
- the LOC120914481 gene encoding LOW QUALITY PROTEIN: C-factor-like (The sequence of the model RefSeq protein was modified relative to this genomic sequence to represent the inferred CDS: deleted 3 bases in 3 codons), protein MANLIICSVLVTGSNRGIGLELVKTFLNKRNPPKYVFAACRNPKLLRELKSLTSKHSNLVNVKMDVTDKASIEDAYSVVKETLKGRGLNLLINNAGINVYHSADETTSEDMMRVYETNTVGPMLVTQIFAPLLKKAAQENPNEVMSCSKAAVIHTSSSLGSLESTTHLYPTALIEYRCSKTALNMLTRCQAEAYKMYGIIAVAFEPGWVQTDMGGPKAELKLHESVGGMMEVFDTLTEKHNGMFLDYKGLTLPW, encoded by the exons ATGGCAAACCTCATCATCTGCAGTGTTCTGGTCACTGGTTCTAACCGTGGAATTGGCCTGGAGTTAGTGAAGACGTTTCTCAACAAACGGAATCCACCAAAATATGTCTTTGCAGCATGTCGGAATCCGAAACTGCTCAGGGAACTCAAGTCATTGACCTCCAAACACTCAAACCTTGTTAATGTCAAGATGGATGTAACAGACAAAGCCAGCATTGAAGATGCCTACAGTGTAGTAAAGGAGACTCTGAAAGGACGTGGACTGAACTTGCTGATCAATAATGCTGGTATTAATGTCTACCACTCAGCTGATGAAACTACATCAGAggacatgatg agagtttatgaAACTAATACTGTAGGACCAATGCTGGTTACTCAGATATTTGCTCCCTTGCTGAAGAAAGCCGCACAAGAAAATCCTAATGAAGTAATGAGCTGCAGCAAGGCTGCTGTGATCCACACATCCAGTAGTTTAGGGTCTTTAGAAAGCACTACTCATTTGTATCCAACTGCTCTTATAGAATACCGCTGCAGCAAAACGGCGCTGAATATGTTAACACGATGTCAAGCTGAGGCCTACAAAATGTATGGGATTATTGCTGTGGCCTTCGAACCTGGCTGGGTC CAGACCGACATGGGTGGTCCAAAGGCT GAATTGAAGCTGCATGAGAGCGTGGGGGGGATGATGGAAGTGTTTGATACCCTGACAGAAAAACACAACGGAATGTTTCTGGACTATAAGGGACTGACTTTACCGTGGTGA